From one Mytilus edulis chromosome 1, xbMytEdul2.2, whole genome shotgun sequence genomic stretch:
- the LOC139483828 gene encoding transmembrane protein 43-like, with protein sequence MYRRQYPDAPGPGSSMGDSHTRVSYRRNPNFFERIGNSLVGILVGIALLVVASGLLFWNEGRAVQTAKSLDEGLSIVVSLENIDVPFDQNNGKLVHLAGPLKTEKSLLDPTYNIRVNAVKLRRTVEMYQWVEHESKREYNEGGQTRVEKTYSYTQEWRSDLVRSQSFDNMVGHNNPTSMPVNSQLQTADIVHVGGFELSGGLVEKITDFKKINPSAMSPPSDPKIQMLEGVYYHSHYPLQPQVGDLRVTFEYAGISGESLLGQPDTVSIIARQIRHRLLPYQTAAGDVLEMLYTGRLSPKEIFGKEQQQNTMITWGVRLGGWLLIFVGFGCLTSIITTLVDWLPIIRELVAAGVGIMNLAFSISLSLTVIAIGWITYRPLLGMALLAMAATPFIMSKFRSNRMDSRRNV encoded by the exons ATGTACAGACGACAA tatCCAGACGCTCCAGGTCCTGGTTCAAGCATGGGAGATAGTCATACACGTGTATCATACAGAAGGAATCCTAATTTCTTTGAGAGAATTGGTAACAGTTTAGTTGGAATATTAGTGGGTATAGCCTTACTGGTGGTGGCTTCAGGTTTACTGTTTTGGAATGAG GGTAGAGCTGTGCAAACAGCAAAATCATTAGATGAAGGGTTAAGCATAGTTGTTTCCTTGGAAAATATAGATGTACCATTTGATCAAAATAATGGAAAACTTGTTCACTTAGCTGGTCCTTTGAAAACCGAAAAG AGTCTTTTAGATCCTACCTATAATATAAGAGTAAACGCTGTAAAGTTGAGAAGAACAGTTGAAATGTACCAATGGGTGGAACATGAATCTAAAAG agaATACAATGAAGGAGGACAAACCAGAGTTGAAAAAACATATTCCTATA cacAAGAATGGAGATCAGATTTAGTAAGAAGTCAGTCTTTTGATAACATGGTTGGACATAATAACCCAAC atcGATGCCAGTAAATTCCCAATTGCAAACGGCAGATATTGTTCATGTTGGAGGTTTTGAGTTGTCAGGAG GCTTGGTagaaaaaataacagattttAAGAAGATAAACCCAAGTGCTATGTCACCTCCGTCAGATCCTAAGATACAGATGTTAGAGGGAGTTTATTATCATAGTCATTATCCTTTACAACCACAG gTTGGTGACTTGAGGGTGACATTTGAATATGCTGGGATAAGTGGAGAATCTTTGCTGGGACAGCCTGATACT GTGAGCATTATTGCAAGACAGATACGTCATAGACTGTTACCCTACCAGACAGCAGCTGGAGATGTTCTAGAAATGTTGTATACTGGAAGACTGTCTCCAAAG gaGATATTTGGTaaagaacaacaacaaaatacaatGATAACCTGGGGTGTCAGATTAGGTGGATGGCTACTGATATTTGTAGGATTTGGTTGTCTTACCAGTATAATCACTACATTAG tggACTGGTTACCTATCATCCGAGAACTGGTAGCTGCAGGTGTAGGAATAATGAATCTTGCATTTTCAATCAGCTTGTCTTTGACCGTCATTGCCATTGGGTGGATAACATACAGACCCCTGTTAGGGATGGCACTATTGGCCATGGCTGCCACACCTTTTATCATGTCAAAATTTAGGTCAAATAGAATGGATAGCAGACGTAATGTGTAA
- the LOC139483844 gene encoding uncharacterized protein — translation MFQQANIQLLLGRRRQLQNALKNLKDISPNNSQMGLQKPSLNNIVESSKESVKKIQRKLTLAEAEYSTIILSEREKDGRRCTNCHKTGHKADNNKNNKSCTNYPCASIHLCGQADKHPEYLQEKKTKQREILQLKQKIRKLDEEKNQLESFMGVKKTDFMSSMRSRLRQTNPTKYQDGAKLMKDLHSLKIGYNGVVPEDRGNDYVDFKDKLDEMANRSKEVRPCFTTKRKVEDEADEDDKKFPVIHQMRFPFQQFYPQMMPYFPSYPWQYPPPFQSMSTHTSTPTSPAPTSVFGNDISVKREPSAPVHTHPKSSMDLLADAALKCATGIESFDTDCDADDESD, via the coding sequence ATGTTCCAGCAAGCCAATATTCAACTGTTACTTGGGAGAAGAAGGCAACTGcaaaatgccttaaaaaatttgAAGGACATTTCACCGAATAACTCTCAAATGGGGCTTCAGAAACCAAGTTTAAACAACATTGTTGAGTCCTCAAAAGAATCAGTGAAAAAGATTCAGAGAAAGTTAACCTTGGCAGAGGCAGAATACTCTACAATTATTCTTTCTGAGAGGGAAAAGGATGGAAGGAGGTGCACCAACTGCCACAAAACTGGGCACAAAGCCGACAATAATAAGAACAACAAATCCTGTACCAACTATCCCTGTGCCAGCATTCACCTATGTGGCCAAGCAGACAAGCATCCCGAGTATCTGcaagaaaagaaaactaaacAGAGAGAAATTTTGCAGCTAAAGCAAAAGATCCGAAAGCTTGACGAAGAAAAAAACCAACTTGAATCCTTCATGGGTGTAAAGAAAACAGATTTTATGTCGTCAATGAGGAGCAGACTGAGACAGACAAACCCAACAAAATATCAAGACGGAGCAAAACTAATGAAAGACCTTCACAGTCTCAAGATAGGATATAATGGAGTTGTACCTGAAGATCGCGGCAACGATTATGTAGATTTTAAAGACAAACTGGACGAAATGGCAAATAGATCCAAGGAAGTACGCCCTTGTTTTACAACTAAAAGAAAAGTTGAAGATGAAGCAGATGAAGATGACAAAAAGTTTCCTGTCATTCATCAGATGAGATTTCCATTTCAGCAATTTTATCCGCAAATGATGCCATATTTCCCAAGTTATCCGTGGCAATATCCACCGCCATTTCAATCTATGAGCACACATACTAGTACTCCGACGTCACCGGCACCTACAAGTGTTTTTGGGAACGATATTTCCGTAAAAAGGGAACCTTCAGCACCAGTCCACACACATCCCAAGTCGTCTATGGATCTTCTTGCTGATGCAGCTTTGAAATGTGCTACCGGCATAGAGAGCTTCGACACTGATTGTGATGCTGATGATGAAAGTGACTAA